In the Maridesulfovibrio ferrireducens genome, one interval contains:
- a CDS encoding hydantoinase/oxoprolinase family protein, with translation MLIVGVDTGGTFTDFIYKDGNSWGVHKRLSTPHDPSESVINGLKYIAGDRRVQVVHGSTVATNAILERKGVKTALISNEGFEDIVQIGRQNRSELYNLSFCKKPHIVPPELRFGITGRIDHNGNEVEPFSEDNVQDILKVIKDSEVESVAICLLFSYLNPEHENRMRSLLSEIDIPVSVSHEILAEFREFERTSTTVINAYVSPKMTRYLTLLQDFLDGYSLRIMQSNGGSISAETAMNESVRTILSGPAGGAVGAHAIGKMAGYDKLITFDMGGTSSDVALINGELPLTLESAIEDYPVKVPMIDIHTVGAGGGSIARIDAGGSLTVGPESAGADPGPICYGKGSEITVTDANLYLGRLIPDRFLGGEMSLKTDKLNGAMERMAAEAGLSPVELAEGILDIANTNMERAIRVISVERGYDPREFTMFAFGGAGGMHCAFLAKMLSIPKLFIPNNPGILSAVGMVMADVIKDYSLTVMRNQHNTTADDLENLFAPLEDQGRAALEDEGFASQDITVERFLDMRYQGQSFEIIVPFGGDWIEAFSQLHEHNYGYRNDAKTVEIVNIRLRTRGMPTKPEFPEAAELTAQMPDDAVIGTTETVFDSTLMKTRILDREKLLPGNKVDGPAIIIEYSSTLVIPPFAKGEVDAYGNLIFDIE, from the coding sequence GTGTTAATCGTAGGCGTTGATACAGGCGGAACTTTCACAGATTTTATTTACAAAGATGGCAATTCTTGGGGCGTACATAAGCGTCTTTCAACTCCTCACGATCCTTCTGAATCCGTAATTAATGGTCTTAAATATATTGCAGGTGATCGCCGCGTGCAGGTTGTGCACGGTTCAACTGTCGCAACAAATGCAATACTCGAGCGCAAAGGCGTTAAGACTGCACTTATTAGTAATGAAGGGTTTGAAGATATAGTTCAGATAGGGCGTCAGAATCGTTCGGAACTCTATAACCTGTCATTTTGTAAGAAACCGCACATTGTTCCGCCTGAATTAAGATTCGGGATTACAGGAAGAATTGACCATAATGGGAATGAAGTAGAACCTTTTTCTGAAGATAATGTTCAAGATATCCTTAAAGTAATCAAAGATTCAGAAGTTGAATCTGTCGCAATTTGTCTTCTTTTTTCATATTTAAATCCAGAACATGAGAACAGAATGCGCTCTTTACTTTCTGAAATTGATATTCCTGTTTCAGTTTCGCATGAAATTTTAGCAGAGTTTCGTGAATTTGAACGCACATCCACTACTGTTATCAATGCGTATGTTTCACCGAAAATGACTCGTTATCTGACGCTGCTTCAAGATTTTCTTGATGGATATTCATTACGGATTATGCAGAGTAACGGCGGATCTATCTCCGCTGAAACTGCTATGAATGAGTCGGTAAGGACGATCTTGTCCGGCCCTGCCGGGGGAGCTGTCGGTGCACATGCCATAGGTAAAATGGCTGGGTATGATAAGCTTATTACCTTTGATATGGGGGGCACTTCATCTGATGTTGCGCTTATAAACGGCGAACTGCCTTTGACTCTTGAATCTGCGATTGAAGATTATCCTGTTAAAGTTCCCATGATCGACATCCACACGGTCGGCGCAGGTGGCGGTTCCATTGCCCGTATTGATGCCGGTGGTTCGCTGACTGTCGGACCTGAAAGTGCCGGAGCTGATCCCGGTCCTATCTGTTATGGTAAGGGCAGTGAAATCACGGTTACAGATGCCAATCTATATCTCGGAAGACTTATCCCTGACCGTTTTCTAGGCGGCGAAATGTCACTTAAGACCGATAAACTGAATGGTGCAATGGAAAGAATGGCTGCGGAGGCGGGGCTCAGTCCCGTTGAGCTTGCGGAAGGAATTCTCGATATCGCCAACACTAACATGGAACGTGCGATCAGAGTTATTTCGGTTGAACGCGGTTACGATCCTCGTGAATTTACCATGTTTGCATTCGGCGGAGCGGGTGGAATGCACTGCGCTTTTCTCGCAAAGATGCTTTCGATTCCTAAGTTGTTTATTCCGAATAATCCGGGCATTCTTTCAGCAGTGGGTATGGTTATGGCTGATGTTATTAAGGATTACTCGCTGACGGTTATGCGTAATCAGCATAATACCACTGCGGATGATCTTGAAAATTTGTTTGCTCCGCTTGAAGATCAGGGGCGTGCGGCACTTGAAGATGAAGGGTTCGCATCGCAGGATATAACTGTCGAACGATTTTTGGATATGCGCTATCAAGGGCAGTCTTTTGAGATAATTGTGCCTTTCGGCGGTGACTGGATTGAAGCATTTTCTCAGCTTCACGAACATAATTACGGCTATCGTAATGATGCTAAAACCGTAGAAATAGTCAACATCAGGCTTAGAACGAGGGGAATGCCGACTAAACCGGAATTTCCTGAAGCCGCTGAACTTACTGCGCAGATGCCGGATGATGCTGTAATAGGGACAACCGAAACTGTTTTTGATTCTACACTTATGAAAACCCGCATTCTGGATAGAGAAAAGCTTCTGCCCGGTAACAAGGTTGATGGGCCTGCCATCATTATTGAATACAGCTCCACCTTAGTTATTCCACCTTTCGCAAAAGGTGAAGTTGATGCTTACGGCAATTTAATTTTTGATATTGAGTAA
- a CDS encoding sugar phosphate isomerase/epimerase family protein — protein MKAVPENCYVNLPLIYIYNQPEYLDLFIEKSIQPELGLDCFGNECLSKDWLQSIGDRLANAGLKCTVHLPFLDLKPASLNSAIRQASIDTLCGAFELAKIFSPERMVMHPSFTSWLEEPLFEISYKNCLEGIRLLSDSWPDHPVLCLENTYEYDPGPLLRIVEDLDRDNVGICFDAGHWHAFSKGSEKNDFDFWFDSFAPYLRHLHLHDNNGVKDEHLALGHGTMNWEHIISRVKELDPLPSMTLEPHNRDDFELSLKYFQEKIVPKLL, from the coding sequence ATGAAAGCTGTACCTGAAAATTGTTATGTTAATCTTCCTCTTATATATATCTATAATCAGCCTGAGTATTTAGATTTATTTATAGAGAAATCAATTCAGCCTGAACTTGGGCTTGATTGTTTTGGAAATGAATGTCTTAGCAAAGACTGGTTGCAATCTATTGGAGACCGGCTTGCAAATGCGGGACTTAAGTGCACCGTACATCTTCCTTTTTTGGATTTGAAACCAGCCAGCCTAAATTCTGCTATCAGGCAGGCATCTATTGATACTTTATGCGGAGCTTTCGAACTCGCAAAAATATTTTCTCCAGAAAGGATGGTCATGCATCCCTCCTTTACTTCGTGGCTTGAAGAGCCTCTTTTTGAAATTTCCTATAAAAATTGTTTGGAAGGTATTAGGCTGTTGAGTGATTCATGGCCTGATCATCCTGTGCTTTGTCTCGAAAATACTTACGAGTATGACCCCGGTCCGCTTTTAAGGATTGTGGAAGATCTGGACCGCGATAATGTTGGTATATGTTTTGATGCAGGACATTGGCATGCTTTTTCCAAGGGATCGGAAAAGAATGATTTTGATTTCTGGTTTGATTCCTTTGCGCCATATCTCAGACATTTGCATCTGCATGATAATAATGGCGTTAAAGACGAGCATCTCGCCTTGGGGCATGGAACCATGAACTGGGAACATATTATTTCCCGCGTGAAAGAGCTGGACCCTTTGCCGTCAATGACTCTTGAGCCTCATAATCGTGACGATTTCGAACTCAGCCTGAAATATTTTCAGGAAAAAATAGTTCCCAAATTGCTTTAG
- a CDS encoding M99 family carboxypeptidase catalytic domain-containing protein: MRSYTFFQGTQYPLRVTWVFGDEPGPTIMVQGGVQGDELSGFFTGQLLTRCKLRKGNLIIIPRANEPSILRRARQINVDLNRRFDKEYNNFYEDRLAKAIRFLLNDADGFIHLHEGSGFYNPKYISKMRNPKRYGQSMIIDAAVYKNIPLADLCQRAIDSLNSKIPNKSYWFTLFNTDTFDKATHYPEMLKSLTCYALVERGIPAMAVEVSKDIMDLEWKVRQQLKATVYLLEEFGLKVEIPEFSFPAEGKNTGLKIMINGSPLSGKSVNLVRGGPVSTSGQSDVMTGLTLEPAVAVYASDRPNLNLLTAPRMALSSFPALEVSLDGSKMTTTKVRWTGQNENSPEPHGPVFLCWLNGDPHFVSASGVLSVLEGDQFIIEGVLGSNREEVLNLKGFVASAQVNSGQDIGHEIIIEPSNFMDKYKLKSDDGGARYRIARETPGKRGAEFYLSVFPRIVKALEFSRTHGPDMLVKWESDAVREVPADRYVLNEAWSNGKLDKIQPFIDRIPISWGESFDVESGKDVKITLRHSTTFEPVGGMIFRGASLLQTSLD; the protein is encoded by the coding sequence GTGCGTAGTTATACTTTTTTTCAGGGAACACAGTATCCCTTACGTGTTACATGGGTTTTCGGAGATGAGCCCGGACCGACTATTATGGTTCAGGGCGGAGTTCAAGGGGATGAACTTTCCGGCTTTTTCACAGGACAGCTGCTGACCCGCTGTAAGCTTCGCAAGGGTAACTTGATTATTATTCCGCGTGCAAATGAACCTTCAATTCTCCGCCGTGCCCGTCAGATAAATGTGGATCTAAACAGAAGATTCGATAAAGAATATAATAATTTTTATGAGGATCGTCTTGCCAAGGCTATCCGTTTCCTGCTCAATGATGCTGATGGTTTTATCCATCTACATGAAGGTAGTGGTTTCTATAATCCTAAATATATCAGTAAGATGAGAAATCCAAAGCGTTATGGTCAGTCAATGATCATTGATGCGGCAGTATACAAAAATATTCCGCTTGCTGATTTGTGTCAGCGGGCAATTGATAGTCTTAATTCCAAAATTCCCAATAAATCATATTGGTTTACACTTTTCAATACCGATACTTTTGATAAAGCTACCCATTATCCTGAGATGTTGAAATCTCTGACTTGCTATGCTCTTGTTGAACGTGGAATTCCGGCCATGGCTGTCGAAGTAAGCAAAGATATCATGGATCTTGAATGGAAGGTTCGCCAGCAACTGAAGGCAACTGTCTATTTACTTGAGGAATTTGGATTAAAAGTTGAAATTCCCGAATTCTCGTTTCCTGCAGAAGGAAAAAATACCGGCCTAAAAATAATGATCAACGGCAGTCCTCTCTCTGGGAAGAGTGTAAATCTTGTGCGGGGCGGGCCTGTTTCCACTTCCGGTCAGAGTGATGTTATGACTGGTTTGACTTTGGAGCCTGCTGTAGCTGTGTACGCAAGTGATCGTCCAAATCTTAATCTTTTGACAGCACCTCGTATGGCATTGTCTTCTTTTCCCGCTCTTGAAGTTAGCCTTGACGGCAGTAAGATGACAACCACCAAAGTTCGCTGGACCGGACAAAATGAAAATTCACCGGAACCGCACGGTCCTGTTTTTTTGTGCTGGCTCAACGGTGACCCTCATTTTGTGTCTGCTTCAGGCGTTCTTAGTGTTTTGGAAGGGGATCAGTTCATTATTGAAGGCGTTCTCGGGAGCAATAGAGAAGAAGTGCTAAATTTAAAGGGGTTTGTTGCCTCGGCGCAGGTTAACAGTGGACAGGATATCGGGCATGAAATTATTATAGAACCTTCCAATTTTATGGATAAATACAAGCTTAAAAGTGATGATGGCGGAGCTCGCTATAGGATAGCCAGAGAGACTCCGGGTAAGCGCGGGGCAGAGTTTTACCTTTCAGTTTTTCCGCGTATAGTAAAAGCTCTTGAGTTCAGCCGCACGCATGGTCCTGATATGCTTGTAAAATGGGAAAGCGACGCTGTCCGTGAAGTTCCTGCGGATCGTTATGTGCTTAATGAAGCTTGGAGCAATGGAAAGCTTGATAAAATTCAGCCGTTCATTGATCGTATTCCTATTTCATGGGGTGAATCTTTTGATGTTGAATCAGGAAAAGACGTGAAGATAACTCTTCGCCATTCAACAACATTTGAACCTGTCGGCGGTATGATCTTCAGAGGGGCATCTCTGTTACAGACTTCATTGGATTGA